The following are encoded in a window of Pelagicoccus sp. SDUM812003 genomic DNA:
- a CDS encoding sensor histidine kinase, translated as MRSNSPNRPLVLPASGLFAILLGLLALTAPAQAPAKEAESRRVLTTAAEVRALTPEEADQGIPIRLRGCFMTRELSSFAMIDETDGIFLFTEADFVIDFQPKDLVEVEGVTLAGDYAPCGVAHSVRRIGYTDMPEPRPATIAELHTGQLDAAWVEVTGIVRSIEHLPDTVPEDPYAAADPSLVTEPHDYTLLKLADGHSEVAVELQEVLDPKKYLDAKIRLRGINFYLQNDNRQAVRPILHSTNGIVPEIIQPPLTTDFSGPPRPVSSLITFDPTGGHPGHRVHVRGVVTHHRPGQALWIRDETHSLQIHTTQADHLVPGDIVDALGFPEMGTYSPVLQDAVFRRSDSQSSPDPVRLDDIEMITQHDSNLVLVEARLVEVQRYPESVELTLQGLGTTISASLPTGSETTDLPNWEAGSTVSVSGIASVGVEDTIPRNGRWTPQSLHILLRSPGDLAVIVPAPWWTSKRISYALALVLTLAVITIAIVVLLSRRRIHEQKQQRSMAESEFSAILNERNRVAREIHDTLAQSIGAISVQLELVRTDASNLSDGTLKHVKTAHMLARNALTDARDSIWNMRSQVLEKHDLGEALKRIVKQLTDGTEIVASAQVEGQRRRLPPIVENNLLRIGQEAVTNACKHANPHRIDVTITYHKRRVELEVSDDGNGFDPDAVSRDENRSFGLVGMRERIELIGGNIEFRSAIGKGTRIWVEAND; from the coding sequence GTGCGCTCGAACTCCCCCAACCGCCCCCTCGTCTTGCCTGCAAGCGGCCTCTTCGCCATCCTTCTCGGACTGCTGGCGCTGACGGCGCCTGCGCAAGCTCCAGCCAAAGAAGCCGAGTCGCGCCGCGTTCTCACCACAGCGGCTGAGGTGCGAGCCCTCACCCCCGAAGAGGCTGACCAGGGAATACCCATTCGACTCCGCGGCTGCTTCATGACGAGGGAGCTCAGTTCATTCGCCATGATCGATGAGACCGATGGCATCTTTCTCTTCACCGAAGCAGACTTCGTCATCGATTTTCAACCCAAAGACCTAGTCGAAGTTGAGGGAGTCACGCTCGCGGGAGACTACGCTCCCTGCGGCGTCGCCCACTCGGTGCGGCGTATTGGCTACACGGATATGCCAGAGCCTCGCCCCGCCACGATCGCCGAGCTGCATACCGGTCAGCTGGACGCCGCTTGGGTGGAAGTCACTGGAATCGTTCGAAGCATCGAGCACTTGCCGGACACCGTCCCAGAGGACCCCTATGCAGCGGCCGACCCATCCTTGGTCACGGAACCGCACGACTATACCTTGTTGAAACTGGCCGACGGCCATTCCGAGGTCGCTGTCGAGCTGCAGGAAGTCTTGGACCCCAAAAAATACCTCGACGCCAAGATCCGACTGCGAGGCATCAATTTCTACTTGCAGAACGACAACCGGCAGGCCGTTCGCCCAATCCTCCACTCCACAAACGGAATCGTGCCGGAAATCATCCAACCGCCGCTAACCACGGATTTCAGCGGCCCGCCCCGCCCCGTATCCAGCCTAATCACCTTCGACCCGACAGGCGGACACCCCGGGCACCGCGTGCACGTGCGCGGGGTCGTCACCCACCATCGCCCCGGGCAAGCCCTTTGGATACGCGACGAAACCCACAGCCTGCAAATCCACACCACGCAAGCGGACCATCTCGTGCCAGGAGACATCGTCGACGCCCTCGGCTTTCCGGAAATGGGCACCTACAGTCCGGTCCTTCAGGACGCCGTGTTCCGCAGGAGCGACTCGCAATCCAGTCCAGATCCGGTGCGGCTTGACGATATCGAGATGATCACGCAGCACGACTCCAACCTCGTGCTGGTGGAGGCCCGGCTGGTGGAGGTCCAGCGCTATCCAGAGAGCGTAGAGCTGACGCTACAAGGCCTAGGCACCACAATCAGCGCCTCGCTCCCGACCGGATCCGAGACCACCGACCTTCCCAACTGGGAAGCGGGCAGCACCGTTTCCGTATCAGGCATCGCCTCGGTGGGCGTAGAAGACACCATCCCCAGAAACGGTCGCTGGACGCCCCAGTCCCTTCATATCCTTCTGAGGTCTCCCGGGGACCTCGCGGTGATCGTGCCGGCGCCTTGGTGGACCTCGAAACGCATCTCCTACGCCCTCGCGTTGGTGCTGACGCTCGCGGTGATCACGATCGCTATCGTAGTGCTTTTGTCACGACGACGCATCCACGAGCAGAAACAGCAGCGAAGCATGGCTGAGTCCGAGTTCTCCGCCATTCTCAACGAACGAAATCGGGTGGCCCGCGAGATTCACGACACACTGGCTCAAAGCATCGGAGCCATATCCGTGCAGCTGGAGCTGGTCCGGACCGATGCCAGCAACTTGAGCGATGGGACGCTGAAGCACGTGAAAACGGCCCACATGCTGGCCCGAAACGCCCTCACCGACGCTCGTGATTCGATTTGGAACATGCGCTCGCAGGTACTCGAGAAACACGATTTGGGCGAAGCCCTGAAACGAATCGTGAAACAGCTGACCGATGGCACCGAGATCGTGGCTTCCGCGCAGGTCGAAGGTCAACGCAGGCGTCTGCCGCCGATAGTCGAAAACAACCTGCTTCGAATCGGACAAGAGGCGGTCACCAACGCCTGCAAGCACGCCAATCCCCACCGTATCGACGTCACCATCACCTACCACAAGCGACGCGTCGAACTGGAGGTCTCAGACGATGGCAACGGATTCGATCCGGACGCAGTCTCCCGCGATGAAAACCGAAGCTTCGGACTCGTCGGCATGCGAGAGCGCATCGAACTGATCGGCGGCAACATCGAATTTCGAAGCGCCATCGGGAAAGGGACCCGCATCTGGGTCGAGGCGAACGACTAA
- a CDS encoding response regulator transcription factor, with amino-acid sequence MTNGEAKAPIRVLIADDHPSMRMGLIALINSQAGMEVIAEASDGEEALEVYKDTKPDVTLMDLRMPGMGGAEAILAIRKCDPSAKIIVLSTYDWDEDIHRALQSGAASYLLKDMPIEDIAETVKRVNEGEASLPKSVAKRLAERSHREQLTERERDVLEALTKGRSNKEIAASLSISEETVKSHLKTLFQKLKVRDRTEAAIEAIRHGIVHLDE; translated from the coding sequence ATGACAAACGGAGAAGCCAAAGCCCCCATTCGCGTGCTCATCGCAGACGATCATCCATCCATGCGGATGGGCTTGATCGCTCTGATCAACAGCCAAGCTGGCATGGAAGTGATCGCCGAAGCCTCCGATGGCGAAGAGGCGCTAGAAGTCTACAAGGACACGAAGCCCGACGTCACCCTGATGGACCTGCGCATGCCGGGCATGGGCGGAGCGGAGGCCATCCTGGCCATACGAAAATGCGACCCCTCCGCAAAGATCATCGTGCTCTCCACCTACGATTGGGACGAAGACATTCACCGAGCCCTGCAGTCCGGGGCGGCGTCCTACCTGCTCAAGGACATGCCGATCGAGGACATCGCCGAAACGGTGAAACGCGTGAACGAAGGCGAAGCGTCGCTGCCCAAGTCAGTGGCGAAGCGGTTGGCGGAACGCTCGCATCGAGAACAGCTCACCGAGCGGGAGCGGGACGTGCTCGAAGCGCTCACCAAGGGTCGCAGCAACAAGGAGATCGCGGCCAGTCTTTCCATCTCCGAAGAAACCGTGAAGTCGCACCTGAAAACCTTGTTTCAAAAGCTAAAGGTACGCGACCGGACCGAGGCCGCCATCGAGGCCATCCGGCACGGCATCGTGCATCTCGACGAGTAA
- a CDS encoding sugar-binding domain-containing protein produces the protein MSHLRLVSAFLSLASCASCFAQGFGESQPIHEWQFHLGDDVSVVNRELRSGDAEWREVVVPHDWSVEHPASPELASATGYLPGGVGWYKTELEIPAESEGKRFYLYFEGVYNRSEVFVNGASVGYRPNGYVSFMYDITQHVEAGEGNQVAVRVDHSLSADSRWYTGSGIYRPVQLVTANPIHLDLWGVNYWAEFDDSGDATLFVDAQIRNHDAQYSNTPKSAALTLVHKLKDASGALVDSVTAELATQNQSELSKRLQFAVTEPRLWSPQNPTLYELETTLYQGDQIVDSTSTRVGFRSLTFDPDQGFALNGEWMKIKGVCLHHDAGILGAAVPKIVWRERLETLKEIGVNGIRMSHNPQATDLYDLCDEMGFLVMDEAFDEWEYPKKKWIEGWNLGEPGFQGSADFFHEWGERDLEAVVKRDRNHPSVIMWSIGNEVDYPNDPYSHPVLDEEGIDQQHTSGYQKDQPPAERLGAIAHRLADVVRKFDTSRPVTAALAGPVMSNETTYPDALDVVGYNYTERRYDQDHKKYPNRILYGSETRHDLDAWKAVSENDFIFAQFIWTGFDYLGEAGAWPSRGFTSGLVDLANNIKPRGYFRKALWSDQPVAYLGTYLSRDDRPAWRTVYGTQSWDYENGQQVTVVCYTNGDAAQLRLNGKKIGKRKQYDPDTATIQWEIPFEAGELEVTVFRDGKPIASDTIWTDGEPSSLRAEPVETTLSAKYDVVPIEVTVIDAQNRLVYGSDHEITCTVTGPGQLLGLENASRDASENHLDNVAPVNHGKLVAYVRSTADSGVVEVEFTAEGLKPASVRLPIAP, from the coding sequence ATGTCTCACCTACGACTCGTATCCGCTTTTCTATCACTAGCGTCCTGCGCATCCTGCTTCGCCCAAGGCTTCGGCGAATCGCAACCGATCCACGAATGGCAGTTTCATCTCGGAGACGACGTCAGCGTGGTAAATCGAGAGCTACGGTCCGGAGATGCCGAGTGGCGAGAGGTGGTGGTACCTCACGACTGGAGCGTGGAGCATCCGGCCAGCCCTGAGCTGGCCAGCGCCACAGGCTATCTCCCGGGCGGCGTAGGCTGGTACAAGACTGAGCTCGAGATCCCCGCCGAGAGCGAAGGCAAGCGTTTCTACCTCTACTTCGAAGGCGTGTACAATCGAAGCGAAGTCTTCGTAAATGGAGCATCGGTCGGGTATCGTCCGAATGGATACGTCTCCTTCATGTACGACATCACTCAGCATGTAGAAGCAGGCGAGGGCAATCAAGTGGCGGTTCGCGTCGACCACAGCCTCTCCGCCGACTCCCGCTGGTACACCGGCTCCGGCATCTATCGCCCCGTTCAGCTCGTCACCGCAAATCCGATACACCTCGATCTTTGGGGAGTGAACTACTGGGCGGAATTCGACGATAGCGGAGACGCCACCTTGTTCGTAGACGCCCAGATTCGCAACCACGACGCCCAGTACTCGAACACTCCCAAGAGCGCGGCGCTCACTCTCGTGCACAAGCTGAAAGACGCGTCCGGGGCCCTTGTCGACAGCGTGACGGCGGAGCTCGCGACGCAAAACCAGAGCGAGTTGAGCAAGCGGCTTCAGTTCGCCGTGACGGAGCCTAGACTCTGGAGCCCCCAGAATCCGACGCTCTACGAACTCGAAACGACGCTCTATCAAGGCGACCAGATCGTAGACTCCACCTCCACTCGCGTCGGCTTCCGTTCACTCACCTTCGATCCCGACCAGGGCTTCGCCCTCAACGGGGAATGGATGAAGATCAAGGGCGTTTGCTTGCATCACGACGCAGGCATTCTCGGCGCCGCGGTTCCCAAGATCGTCTGGCGCGAGCGACTGGAAACGCTCAAGGAAATCGGCGTGAACGGCATTCGCATGAGCCACAATCCTCAAGCCACCGACCTGTACGATCTCTGCGACGAGATGGGATTTTTGGTCATGGATGAAGCCTTCGACGAGTGGGAATACCCGAAGAAGAAATGGATCGAAGGCTGGAATCTAGGCGAACCCGGCTTCCAAGGCTCGGCCGACTTCTTTCACGAGTGGGGAGAACGCGACCTGGAGGCTGTCGTCAAACGCGACCGCAACCATCCTTCGGTCATCATGTGGAGCATCGGCAACGAGGTCGACTACCCGAACGATCCCTATAGCCATCCCGTTCTGGACGAGGAAGGCATCGACCAGCAGCATACCTCCGGCTACCAGAAAGACCAGCCCCCTGCCGAACGACTGGGAGCTATCGCTCACCGACTCGCCGACGTCGTGCGCAAGTTCGACACCTCTCGCCCCGTCACCGCAGCCCTCGCAGGACCGGTCATGTCCAACGAAACGACCTATCCCGACGCCTTGGACGTAGTTGGCTACAACTACACGGAGCGACGCTACGATCAGGACCACAAGAAGTACCCGAACCGCATCCTCTACGGTAGCGAAACGCGACACGATCTCGACGCTTGGAAAGCCGTTTCCGAAAACGACTTCATCTTCGCTCAATTCATCTGGACGGGCTTCGACTACCTCGGCGAAGCGGGAGCTTGGCCCTCACGCGGCTTCACCTCAGGGTTGGTCGATCTGGCCAACAACATCAAGCCGCGCGGCTATTTCCGCAAGGCGCTCTGGTCGGACCAACCCGTCGCCTATCTCGGAACGTATTTGAGCCGCGACGACAGGCCTGCCTGGCGCACGGTCTACGGAACGCAGTCGTGGGACTACGAAAACGGGCAGCAAGTCACCGTGGTCTGCTACACAAACGGCGACGCCGCGCAGCTTCGCTTGAACGGAAAGAAGATAGGCAAGCGCAAGCAATACGATCCCGACACCGCGACCATCCAGTGGGAAATACCCTTCGAGGCTGGCGAGCTGGAAGTGACGGTCTTCCGAGATGGCAAGCCCATCGCGTCCGATACCATCTGGACGGACGGCGAGCCGAGCTCCCTGCGCGCCGAGCCGGTGGAAACGACCTTGAGCGCCAAATACGACGTCGTCCCGATCGAGGTGACGGTCATCGACGCCCAAAATCGCTTGGTCTACGGATCCGATCATGAAATCACCTGCACCGTGACCGGGCCCGGCCAGTTGCTGGGTCTCGAAAACGCCTCCCGCGACGCCTCCGAAAACCATCTCGACAACGTCGCACCCGTCAATCACGGCAAGCTCGTGGCTTACGTCAGGTCCACCGCCGACTCAGGAGTGGTTGAGGTCGAATTCACCGCCGAAGGCCTCAAGCCCGCTTCGGTCCGACTGCCCATCGCGCCCTAA
- a CDS encoding response regulator transcription factor, which translates to MKQDLGNRATESYVAQARDRIRLLVVDDHPSMRMGIIALVDSQPNMEVIAEASDGEEAIEVYEDVSPDVVLMDLRMHGMGGVEAILSICRKDPAAKIIVLSTYDWDEEIHRAIQSGAKSYLLKDMSVEQIAGTIREVFEGGAILPRQVAERLARRSERQPLTEREREVLESLIRGRSNKEIARSLCISDETVKSHMKTLYSKLGVRDRTEAAIAGIRHGIVHLD; encoded by the coding sequence ATGAAACAAGATCTAGGCAATCGGGCGACCGAATCGTACGTGGCGCAGGCGCGGGACCGCATCCGTCTCCTCGTAGTTGATGACCACCCCTCCATGCGGATGGGAATCATCGCTCTGGTCGATAGCCAGCCGAACATGGAGGTTATCGCGGAAGCATCGGATGGCGAAGAGGCGATCGAAGTCTACGAAGACGTATCGCCTGATGTGGTTTTGATGGACTTGCGCATGCATGGCATGGGCGGAGTGGAGGCCATCCTCTCGATCTGCCGCAAGGATCCCGCAGCAAAGATCATCGTGCTCTCGACCTATGACTGGGACGAAGAGATTCATCGAGCGATCCAGTCAGGGGCGAAGTCCTACCTGCTCAAGGACATGTCGGTCGAACAAATCGCCGGCACTATCCGGGAGGTGTTCGAGGGAGGGGCGATCCTGCCTCGCCAGGTCGCGGAGCGTTTGGCGCGACGCTCCGAAAGGCAGCCGCTCACAGAACGGGAAAGGGAGGTCCTCGAGTCCCTGATCCGAGGACGAAGCAACAAGGAAATCGCTCGGTCTCTGTGCATTTCAGACGAGACGGTGAAGTCGCACATGAAGACCCTGTATTCGAAGCTCGGCGTGCGGGACCGGACCGAAGCAGCCATAGCAGGGATTCGCCATGGCATCGTGCACCTAGACTGA
- a CDS encoding beta-galactosidase domain 4-containing protein, whose protein sequence is GNSVGNLQDYWDVIESYDIMQGGFIWDWVDQGIRAYTEDGEPYWAYGGDLGSGHLHHDANFCLNGLINADRTAHPSLYEVKKVYQFIKFRDYQPSDNSIEIANGYDFTSLADFVISWDLLENGEAIASGTLSQLDIAPGESRRVKLDTPSLPSDSGEYMLNLSAKLRTEKPLLLRGVELAREQFALSSYSFANKALSGSKALELQEDESAITVRGPAFAVGFDQKTGALSKLVYHGDSLLLEPLRPNFWRAPIDNDFGYRMPKSHGAWKQATESQTLKSLKTKTLPNGAIQVSARYRLPSVDGDLDITYTVSADGSILVENQLSGLSSDLPDLPRFGNNFVIKQQYDQATWYGRGPFENYSDRKTAAFIGRYHSTVADLPYPYARPQENGYRTDTRWLQLRDELGKGIEIRAIDDAIGFNARHHFDSDLDPGMEKAQRHSTDVPHRPLVSVNIDHAQMGVGGDTSWGQRPHEQYLIAPSALRYAYLIAPID, encoded by the coding sequence GGCAACAGCGTGGGCAACCTGCAGGACTACTGGGACGTCATCGAGTCCTACGACATCATGCAAGGCGGCTTCATCTGGGACTGGGTCGACCAAGGCATTCGGGCCTACACCGAAGACGGCGAACCCTACTGGGCCTACGGCGGCGACCTCGGTAGCGGCCACCTCCACCATGACGCGAACTTCTGCCTCAACGGCCTCATCAATGCCGACCGCACCGCCCACCCCTCGCTCTACGAAGTCAAAAAAGTCTACCAGTTCATCAAGTTCCGAGACTACCAGCCCTCGGACAACAGCATCGAGATCGCGAATGGATACGACTTCACTTCGCTCGCCGACTTTGTCATCTCCTGGGACCTTTTAGAAAACGGCGAAGCGATCGCCTCCGGCACCCTTTCGCAGCTCGACATCGCTCCCGGCGAATCCCGTCGCGTAAAGTTGGATACGCCAAGTCTTCCCTCCGACAGCGGCGAATATATGCTGAACCTCAGCGCCAAGCTTCGCACGGAAAAACCGCTGCTGCTCCGCGGCGTCGAACTGGCGCGAGAACAGTTCGCTCTCTCGTCCTACTCATTCGCAAACAAAGCTCTTTCGGGCTCCAAGGCCCTCGAGTTGCAGGAAGACGAAAGCGCGATCACGGTTCGCGGACCTGCCTTCGCAGTTGGTTTCGACCAGAAGACCGGGGCGTTGTCCAAACTCGTCTACCATGGAGATTCACTCTTGCTCGAACCGCTTCGGCCCAACTTCTGGCGCGCTCCGATCGACAACGACTTCGGCTACCGCATGCCCAAGTCCCACGGCGCCTGGAAACAAGCCACGGAGTCGCAAACGCTGAAGAGTCTCAAAACGAAGACGCTTCCCAACGGAGCCATCCAAGTATCCGCCCGCTATCGATTGCCATCCGTCGACGGAGACCTCGACATCACCTACACGGTCTCCGCTGACGGTTCAATCCTCGTCGAGAACCAGCTAAGCGGCTTGTCCTCCGACCTGCCCGACCTGCCACGATTCGGCAACAACTTCGTGATCAAACAGCAATACGACCAAGCGACCTGGTACGGCCGCGGCCCCTTCGAAAACTATTCCGACCGAAAGACAGCCGCCTTCATCGGGCGCTACCATTCGACTGTGGCCGACCTTCCTTATCCCTACGCTCGCCCCCAAGAAAATGGATACAGAACGGATACGCGTTGGCTGCAGCTTCGCGACGAGCTCGGCAAAGGCATCGAAATCAGAGCCATCGACGACGCTATCGGCTTCAACGCCCGCCATCATTTCGATTCCGATCTGGATCCCGGCATGGAAAAGGCTCAGCGCCACAGCACCGACGTCCCGCATCGACCGCTTGTCAGCGTCAACATCGACCATGCTCAAATGGGCGTCGGCGGCGACACCAGCTGGGGGCAGCGTCCGCACGAGCAATACCTGATCGCGCCTAGCGCTCTGCGATACGCATATCTGATCGCTCCGATCGACTAG